A single region of the Apodemus sylvaticus chromosome 7, mApoSyl1.1, whole genome shotgun sequence genome encodes:
- the Rnf123 gene encoding E3 ubiquitin-protein ligase RNF123 isoform X1 — translation MASKGAGMSFSRKSYRLTSDAEKSRVTGIVQEKLLSDYLYRVFSSPDRGPPAAISSILSLPRKPLNFHNLPEHVDQLLQVDSEDGESQGQVEGRLGPSTVVLDHTGGFEGLLLVDDDLLGVIGHSNFGTIRSTTCVYKGKWVYEVLISSQGLMQIGWCTINCRFNQEEGVGDTHNSYAYDGNRVRKWNVTTTNYGKAWAAGDIVSCLIDLDDGTLSFCLNGVSLGTAFENLSRGLGMAYFPAISLSFKESVAFNFGSRPLRYPVAGFRPLQDPPFADLVRAQKLLGCFQAVLSVELDPVEGRLVETDCSEWQLRGQPTVLLTLAHIFQHFAPLLRKVYLVEAVLMGFLLGIVEKGTPEQAQSVVHQILDLLWLFMEDYEVQDCLKQLMMSLLRLYRFSPIVPDLGLQIHYLRLTMSILRHEKSRKFLLSNVLFDMLRSVVFFYIKSPLRVEEAGLKELIPTTWWPHRSSREDRDGREAQEEETAEERQRRRAYERGCQRLKKRIEVVEELQVQILKLLLDNKDDNGGEASRYIFLTKFRKFLQENASGRGNTPVLCPPEYMVCFLHRLVSALRFYWDEYRASNPRASFSEEAYIPPQIFYNGKVDYFDLQRLGGLLSHLRKTLKDDLASKANIVIDPLELQAATMDDLDEDDEPAPAAAQRPIQALAIGGALPLPRPGWLSSPTLGRANRFLSTAAVSLMTPRRLLSTMEKVKVRSLNVEQRTREDIEGSHWNEGLLLGRPPEEPEQPLTENSLLEVLDGTVMMYNLSVHQQLGKMVGVSDDVSEYAMALRDTEDKLRRCPKRRKDILAELTKSQKVFSEKLDHLSRRLAWVHATVYSQEKMLDIYWLLRVCLRTIEHGDRTGSLFAFMPEFYLSVAINSYSALKNYFGPVHSMEELPGYEETLTRLAAILAKHFADPRIVGTDIRDSLMQALASYVCYPHSLRAVERIPEEQRIAMVRNLLAPYEQRPWAQTNWILVRLWRGCGFGYRYTRLPHLLKTKPEDANLPSLQKPCPSTLLQQHMADLLRQGSDVAPSFLNSVLNQLNWAFSEFIGMIQEIQQAAERLERNFVDSRQLKVCATCFDLSVSLLRVLEMTITLVPEIFLDWSRPTSEMLLRRLAQLLNQVLNRVTAERNLFDRVVTLRLPGLESVDHYPILVAVTGILVRLLVHGPASETEQATSVLLADPCFQLRSICYLLGQPEPLAPGTASPAPDRKRFSLQSYTDYISAEELAQVEQMLAHLTAASAQAAAASLPTNEEDLCPICYAHPISAVFQPCGHKSCKACINQHLMNNKDCFFCKATIVSVEDWDKAANTSATSSAT, via the exons ATGGCGTCCAAGGGGGCTGGCATGTCTTTCTCCCGAAAGAGCTATAGGCTGACCTCAGATGCTGAGAAGTCCAGAGTCACAG GCATTGTGCAAGAGAAACTACTGAGCGACTACCTGTACCGGGTCTTTTCTTCTCCTGACCGTGGGCCCCCTGCAGCCATCAGCAG CATCCTCTCGCTCCCTAGGAAACCGCTGAACTTCCATAATCTGCCAGAGCACGTGGACCAGCTGCTACAGGTGGACAGTGAGGACGGCGAGAGCCAGG GACAAGTGGAAGGCCGTCTTGGCCCATCTACTGTGGTCCTAGACCACACAGGAGGCTTTGAGGGGCTTCTCCTGGTGGACGATGACCTCCTGGGG GTGATTGGACACAGCAACTTTGGCACTATCCGTTCTACCACATGTGTATACAAAG GGAAGTGGGTCTACGAGGTGCTCATCTCCtcccagggcctcatgcagaTCGGCTGGTGTACCATCAACTGCCGCTTTAATCAGGAG GAAGGGGTTGGAGACACACATAACTCCTACGCCTATGACGGGAACAGAGTGCGCAAGTGGAACGTGACCACAACAAATTACGGCAAG GCATGGGCAGCGGGGGacattgtgagctgcctgattgATCTGGATGATGGCACTCTGTCCTTTTGCCT GAATGGAGTGTCACTGGGCACCGCCTTCGAGAACCTTTCCAGGGGCCTAGGAATGGCGTACTTCCCAGCCATCAGCTTGTCGTTCAAGGAGTCTGTGGCCTTCAACTTTGGCAGCCGTCCTTTGCG CTACCCAGTGGCGGGCTTCCGGCCCCTACAGGACCCTCCGTTTGCTGACCTGGTCCGGGCACAGAAGCTGCTGGGCTGCTTCCAGGCAGTGCTAAGTGTGGAGCTGGACCCTGTG GAAGGGCGGCTGGTGGAGACAGATTGTTCTGAGTGGCAGCTGCGAGGGCAGCCCACTGTCCTCCTCACGCTGGCCCACATCTTCCAGCACTTCGCACCACTGCTG CGCAAAGTATACCTAGTGGAGGCTGTGCTGATGGGCTTCCTGCTGGGCATCGTGGAGAAGGGCACCCCTGAGCAGGCGCAGTCTGTGGTACACCAGATCTTGGACCTCTTGTGGCTCTTCATGGAG GACTATGAGGTACAGGATTGCCTCAAGCAGTTGATGATGTCTCTGCTACGTCTCTACCGATTCTCGCCCATTGTTCCAGACCTGGGTCTACAG ATCCACTACCTGCGCCTCACTATGTCCATCCTGAGACACGAGAAGTCCCGCAAGTTCCTGCTTAGCAATGTCCT TTTTGACATGCTCCGGTCCGTGGTCTTCTTTTATATTAAGAGCCCCCTGCGTGTGGAGGAAGCTGGCCTGAAGGAACTCATTCCCACCACCTGGTGGCCCCATCGCTCCAGCAGGGAG GACAGAGACGGTCGGGAAGCACAGGAGGAGGAGACCGCCGAGGAGCGGCAGAGGAGGCGAGCCTACGAGCGTGGGTGCCAAAGACTCAAGAAACGCATTGAAG TGGTGGAAGAGCTGCAGGTCCAGATCCTGAAGCTACTGTTGGACAATAAAGATGACAATGGG GGTGAAGCTTCTAGGTACATCTTTCTGACAAAATTCCGAAAGTTCCTGCAGGAGAATGCCAGTGGCCGGGGG AACACGCCCGTGCTCTGCCCCCCTGAGTATATGGTGTGCTTCCTCCACCGGCTGGTGTCCGCCTTGCGCTTCTACTGGGATGAGTACAGAGCTTCCAACCCCCGCGCTTCCTTCAGTGAGG AGGCTTATATCCCACCCCAGATCTTCTATAACGGCAAGGTGGACTACTTCGACCTTCAGCGCCTCGGGGGCCTCCTCTCACACCTTCGGAAGACCCTTAAAG ATGACCTTGCTTCCAAAGCCAATATCGTGATTGACCCCCTGGAGCTCCAGGCGGCCACCATGGACGACCTGGACGAGGATGATGAGCCGGCCCCCGCAGCGGCCCAG CGTCCCATACAAGCCCTGGCCATAGGAggggccctgcccctgccccggCCAGGCTGGCTCAGTTCTCCAACCCTGGGCAGAGCCAACCGCTTCCTTAGCACAGCAGCTGTGAGCCTCATGACCCCTCGGCGACTTCTGAGCACCATGGAGAAAGTAAAAGTGCGCTCGCTGAATGTGGAACAGAGGACTCGTGAGGACA TTGAGGGCAGCCACTGGAATGAGGGCCTGCTGTTGGGGAGGCCCCCTGAGGAGCCTGAGCAGCCGCTTACGGAGAACTCGCTGTTGGAAGTCCTGGACGGCACAGTCATGATGTATAATCTCAGCGTGCACCAGCAGCTGGGCAAG ATGGTGGGTGTGTCGGATGATGTCAGCGAGTATGCAATGGCCCTGAGAGACACAGAGGACAAGCTGCGTCGGTGCCCAAAGAGG AGGAAGGATATCCTTGCAGAGTTGACCAAGAGCCAGAAGGTTTTCTCAGAAAAGCTGGACCACCTGAGCCGCAGGCTTGCCTGGGTCCACGCCACTGTCTACTCACAG GAGAAAATGCTGGATATCTACTGGTTATTGCGTGTGTGCCTGCGGACCATCGAGCATGGGGATCGCACGGGGTCTCTCTTTGCCTTCATGCCCGAGTTCTACCTAAGTGTGGCTATCAACAGCTACAGCGCCCTTAAGAATTACTTTGGCCCTGTGCACAGCATGGAGGAGCTCCCAG GCTATGAAGAGACCCTGACGCGCTTAGCTGCCATCCTCGCCAAACACTTCGCTGACCCTCGGATAGTAGGCACTG ACATTCGAGACTCACTGATGCAGGCCCTGGCCAGCTATGTGTGCTATCCACACTCACTGCGGGCTGTGGAGCGGATCCCTGAGGAGCA GCGCATCGCCATGGTGAGGAACCTGTTGGCCCCCTATGAGCAACGGCCCTGGGCCCAGACCAACTGGATCCTGGTGCGGCTTTGGCGG GGCTGCGGGTTTGGGTATCGCTACACACGGCTGCCACATCTGCTGAAAACCAAGCCAGAGGATGCCAATTTGCCCAGCCTCCAAA AGCCCTGCCCTTCAACCTTGCTGCAGCAGCACATGGCAGACCTACTGCGACAAGGTTCTGATGTGGCACCAAGCTTCCTCAACAGCGTCCTTAACCAGCTCAATTGGGCCTTCTCTGAGTTCATCGGCATGATCCAGGAG ATTCAACAGGCCGCTGAGCGCCTGGAGCGGAACTTTGTGGACAGCCGGCAGCTCAAGGTCTGTGCCACCTGCTTTGACCTGTCAGTCAGCTTGTTGCGTGTCTTGGAGATGACCATCACTCTGGTACCTGAAATATTCCTTGACTGGTCCCGCCCTACCTCTGAGATGCTGCTTCGGCGTCTGGCACAG CTGCTGAACCAGGTGCTGAACCGGGTGACAGCTGAGAGGAACCTGTTTGATCGTGTAGTGACCCTACGGCTACCTG GGCTGGAGAGTGTGGACCACTACCCTATCCTGGTGGCAGTGACCGGCATCCTGGTACGCCTCCTGGTGCACGGTCCAGCCTCAGA GACAGAGCAAGCCACCTCTGTGCTCCTGGCTGACCCCTGTTTCCAGCTTCGCTCTATATGCTATCTCCTGGGGCAGCCAGAGCCCCTAGCACCTGGCACTGCCTCGCCTGCCCCCGACCGGAAGCGCTTCTCTCTACAGAGTT ATACGGATTACATCAGTGCTGAGGAGCTGGCCCAGGTGGAACAGATGCTGGCTCACCTGACCGCTGCGTCTGCCCAGGCAGCTGCTGCCTCCCTG CCCACCAATGAAGAGGACCTCTGCCCCATCTGCTATGCCCACCCCATCTCTGCTGTGTTCCAGCCTTGTGGTCACAAATCCTGCAA AGCCTGCATCAACCAGCACCTGATGAACAACAAGGACTGCTTCTTCTGCAAAGCCACCATTGTCTCTGTAGAGGACTGGGACAAGGCAGCCAACACAAGTGCCACGTCCTCAGCCACCTAG
- the Rnf123 gene encoding E3 ubiquitin-protein ligase RNF123 isoform X3: MASKGAGMSFSRKSYRLTSDAEKSRVTGIVQEKLLSDYLYRVFSSPDRGPPAAISSILSLPRKPLNFHNLPEHVDQLLQVDSEDGESQGQVEGRLGPSTVVLDHTGGFEGLLLVDDDLLGVIGHSNFGTIRSTTCVYKGKWVYEVLISSQGLMQIGWCTINCRFNQEEGVGDTHNSYAYDGNRVRKWNVTTTNYGKAWAAGDIVSCLIDLDDGTLSFCLNGVSLGTAFENLSRGLGMAYFPAISLSFKESVAFNFGSRPLRYPVAGFRPLQDPPFADLVRAQKLLGCFQAVLSVELDPVEGRLVETDCSEWQLRGQPTVLLTLAHIFQHFAPLLRKVYLVEAVLMGFLLGIVEKGTPEQAQSVVHQILDLLWLFMEDYEVQDCLKQLMMSLLRLYRFSPIVPDLGLQIHYLRLTMSILRHEKSRKFLLSNVLFDMLRSVVFFYIKSPLRVEEAGLKELIPTTWWPHRSSREDRDGREAQEEETAEERQRRRAYERGCQRLKKRIEVVEELQVQILKLLLDNKDDNGGEASRYIFLTKFRKFLQENASGRGNTPVLCPPEYMVCFLHRLVSALRFYWDEYRASNPRASFSEEAYIPPQIFYNGKVDYFDLQRLGGLLSHLRKTLKDDLASKANIVIDPLELQAATMDDLDEDDEPAPAAAQRPIQALAIGGALPLPRPGWLSSPTLGRANRFLSTAAVSLMTPRRLLSTMEKVKVRSLNVEQRTREDIEGSHWNEGLLLGRPPEEPEQPLTENSLLEVLDGTVMMYNLSVHQQLGKMVGVSDDVSEYAMALRDTEDKLRRCPKRRKDILAELTKSQKVFSEKLDHLSRRLAWVHATVYSQEKMLDIYWLLRVCLRTIEHGDRTGSLFAFMPEFYLSVAINSYSALKNYFGPVHSMEELPGYEETLTRLAAILAKHFADPRIVGTDIRDSLMQALASYVCYPHSLRAVERIPEEQRIAMVRNLLAPYEQRPWAQTNWILVRLWRGCGFGYRYTRLPHLLKTKPEDANLPSLQKPCPSTLLQQHMADLLRQGSDVAPSFLNSVLNQLNWAFSEFIGMIQEIQQAAERLERNFVDSRQLKVCATCFDLSVSLLRVLEMTITLVPEIFLDWSRPTSEMLLRRLAQASALPAAEPGAEPGDS; the protein is encoded by the exons ATGGCGTCCAAGGGGGCTGGCATGTCTTTCTCCCGAAAGAGCTATAGGCTGACCTCAGATGCTGAGAAGTCCAGAGTCACAG GCATTGTGCAAGAGAAACTACTGAGCGACTACCTGTACCGGGTCTTTTCTTCTCCTGACCGTGGGCCCCCTGCAGCCATCAGCAG CATCCTCTCGCTCCCTAGGAAACCGCTGAACTTCCATAATCTGCCAGAGCACGTGGACCAGCTGCTACAGGTGGACAGTGAGGACGGCGAGAGCCAGG GACAAGTGGAAGGCCGTCTTGGCCCATCTACTGTGGTCCTAGACCACACAGGAGGCTTTGAGGGGCTTCTCCTGGTGGACGATGACCTCCTGGGG GTGATTGGACACAGCAACTTTGGCACTATCCGTTCTACCACATGTGTATACAAAG GGAAGTGGGTCTACGAGGTGCTCATCTCCtcccagggcctcatgcagaTCGGCTGGTGTACCATCAACTGCCGCTTTAATCAGGAG GAAGGGGTTGGAGACACACATAACTCCTACGCCTATGACGGGAACAGAGTGCGCAAGTGGAACGTGACCACAACAAATTACGGCAAG GCATGGGCAGCGGGGGacattgtgagctgcctgattgATCTGGATGATGGCACTCTGTCCTTTTGCCT GAATGGAGTGTCACTGGGCACCGCCTTCGAGAACCTTTCCAGGGGCCTAGGAATGGCGTACTTCCCAGCCATCAGCTTGTCGTTCAAGGAGTCTGTGGCCTTCAACTTTGGCAGCCGTCCTTTGCG CTACCCAGTGGCGGGCTTCCGGCCCCTACAGGACCCTCCGTTTGCTGACCTGGTCCGGGCACAGAAGCTGCTGGGCTGCTTCCAGGCAGTGCTAAGTGTGGAGCTGGACCCTGTG GAAGGGCGGCTGGTGGAGACAGATTGTTCTGAGTGGCAGCTGCGAGGGCAGCCCACTGTCCTCCTCACGCTGGCCCACATCTTCCAGCACTTCGCACCACTGCTG CGCAAAGTATACCTAGTGGAGGCTGTGCTGATGGGCTTCCTGCTGGGCATCGTGGAGAAGGGCACCCCTGAGCAGGCGCAGTCTGTGGTACACCAGATCTTGGACCTCTTGTGGCTCTTCATGGAG GACTATGAGGTACAGGATTGCCTCAAGCAGTTGATGATGTCTCTGCTACGTCTCTACCGATTCTCGCCCATTGTTCCAGACCTGGGTCTACAG ATCCACTACCTGCGCCTCACTATGTCCATCCTGAGACACGAGAAGTCCCGCAAGTTCCTGCTTAGCAATGTCCT TTTTGACATGCTCCGGTCCGTGGTCTTCTTTTATATTAAGAGCCCCCTGCGTGTGGAGGAAGCTGGCCTGAAGGAACTCATTCCCACCACCTGGTGGCCCCATCGCTCCAGCAGGGAG GACAGAGACGGTCGGGAAGCACAGGAGGAGGAGACCGCCGAGGAGCGGCAGAGGAGGCGAGCCTACGAGCGTGGGTGCCAAAGACTCAAGAAACGCATTGAAG TGGTGGAAGAGCTGCAGGTCCAGATCCTGAAGCTACTGTTGGACAATAAAGATGACAATGGG GGTGAAGCTTCTAGGTACATCTTTCTGACAAAATTCCGAAAGTTCCTGCAGGAGAATGCCAGTGGCCGGGGG AACACGCCCGTGCTCTGCCCCCCTGAGTATATGGTGTGCTTCCTCCACCGGCTGGTGTCCGCCTTGCGCTTCTACTGGGATGAGTACAGAGCTTCCAACCCCCGCGCTTCCTTCAGTGAGG AGGCTTATATCCCACCCCAGATCTTCTATAACGGCAAGGTGGACTACTTCGACCTTCAGCGCCTCGGGGGCCTCCTCTCACACCTTCGGAAGACCCTTAAAG ATGACCTTGCTTCCAAAGCCAATATCGTGATTGACCCCCTGGAGCTCCAGGCGGCCACCATGGACGACCTGGACGAGGATGATGAGCCGGCCCCCGCAGCGGCCCAG CGTCCCATACAAGCCCTGGCCATAGGAggggccctgcccctgccccggCCAGGCTGGCTCAGTTCTCCAACCCTGGGCAGAGCCAACCGCTTCCTTAGCACAGCAGCTGTGAGCCTCATGACCCCTCGGCGACTTCTGAGCACCATGGAGAAAGTAAAAGTGCGCTCGCTGAATGTGGAACAGAGGACTCGTGAGGACA TTGAGGGCAGCCACTGGAATGAGGGCCTGCTGTTGGGGAGGCCCCCTGAGGAGCCTGAGCAGCCGCTTACGGAGAACTCGCTGTTGGAAGTCCTGGACGGCACAGTCATGATGTATAATCTCAGCGTGCACCAGCAGCTGGGCAAG ATGGTGGGTGTGTCGGATGATGTCAGCGAGTATGCAATGGCCCTGAGAGACACAGAGGACAAGCTGCGTCGGTGCCCAAAGAGG AGGAAGGATATCCTTGCAGAGTTGACCAAGAGCCAGAAGGTTTTCTCAGAAAAGCTGGACCACCTGAGCCGCAGGCTTGCCTGGGTCCACGCCACTGTCTACTCACAG GAGAAAATGCTGGATATCTACTGGTTATTGCGTGTGTGCCTGCGGACCATCGAGCATGGGGATCGCACGGGGTCTCTCTTTGCCTTCATGCCCGAGTTCTACCTAAGTGTGGCTATCAACAGCTACAGCGCCCTTAAGAATTACTTTGGCCCTGTGCACAGCATGGAGGAGCTCCCAG GCTATGAAGAGACCCTGACGCGCTTAGCTGCCATCCTCGCCAAACACTTCGCTGACCCTCGGATAGTAGGCACTG ACATTCGAGACTCACTGATGCAGGCCCTGGCCAGCTATGTGTGCTATCCACACTCACTGCGGGCTGTGGAGCGGATCCCTGAGGAGCA GCGCATCGCCATGGTGAGGAACCTGTTGGCCCCCTATGAGCAACGGCCCTGGGCCCAGACCAACTGGATCCTGGTGCGGCTTTGGCGG GGCTGCGGGTTTGGGTATCGCTACACACGGCTGCCACATCTGCTGAAAACCAAGCCAGAGGATGCCAATTTGCCCAGCCTCCAAA AGCCCTGCCCTTCAACCTTGCTGCAGCAGCACATGGCAGACCTACTGCGACAAGGTTCTGATGTGGCACCAAGCTTCCTCAACAGCGTCCTTAACCAGCTCAATTGGGCCTTCTCTGAGTTCATCGGCATGATCCAGGAG ATTCAACAGGCCGCTGAGCGCCTGGAGCGGAACTTTGTGGACAGCCGGCAGCTCAAGGTCTGTGCCACCTGCTTTGACCTGTCAGTCAGCTTGTTGCGTGTCTTGGAGATGACCATCACTCTGGTACCTGAAATATTCCTTGACTGGTCCCGCCCTACCTCTGAGATGCTGCTTCGGCGTCTGGCACAG GCTTCTGCCCTCCCAGCTGCTGAACCAGGTGCTGAACCGGGTGACAGCTGA